In Crassostrea angulata isolate pt1a10 chromosome 4, ASM2561291v2, whole genome shotgun sequence, one genomic interval encodes:
- the LOC128182355 gene encoding nucleolar protein 16-like, whose amino-acid sequence MGRVRKKRKGAKYNYDKNRRKEWKKAKKLPTIGCTQIKEAWDPKKSVKKNLEEMGISADPNQTFKIPKTKDIFISEDSKTDEEEKTRKRQPKEHVIEDLEMEASIPQEKTLKLSSEEVKYCIYMLEKYGEDYKAMARDKRNHFQDTPKQIKKKIKTFMNIPEQYNAYIASKTSILC is encoded by the exons ATGGGTCGGGTAAGGAAAAAGAGAAAAGGGGCTAAATACAATTATGACAAAAATCGCAGGAAGGAGTGGAAGAAGGCGAAGAAGTTGCCTACTATTGGATG CACGCAGATAAAAGAAGCATGGGATCCGAAaaaatctgtgaaaaaaaatttggaggAAATGGGGATTTCTGCTGACCCAAACCAAACCTTCAAGATTCCAAAAACAAAG gACATATTCATCTCGGAAGACAGTAAAACTGATGAAGAGGAGAAAACTAGAAAAAGACAACCAAAAGAGCATGTTATTGAAG ATCTCGAGATGGAAGCTAGTATTCCTCAAGAGAAAACCCTGAAGCTGTCATCAGAGGAAGTCAAGTACTGTATCTACATGCTGGAAAAATACGGAGAAGATTACAAG GCCATGGCAAGagataaaagaaatcatttcCAGGACACTCCAAaacagataaaaaagaaaataaagactTTTATGAATATTCCTGAACAATACAATGCGTATATAGCCAGCAAAACCTCCATATTGTGTTAA